One Paralichthys olivaceus isolate ysfri-2021 chromosome 8, ASM2471397v2, whole genome shotgun sequence genomic region harbors:
- the chrna9a gene encoding neuronal acetylcholine receptor subunit alpha-9-I isoform X2 translates to MRKAALMVWISLLVQVSQGAQGHYARKLLNDLMEDYTNALRPVEDTDKALNVSLQITLSQIKDMDERNQVLTTYLWIRKVWHDAYLKWEKEDYDDLEMINIPSDLVWKPDIVLYNKADEDASDPSSTNVKLRYNGEIIWDSPAITKSTCVVDVSYFPFDWQQCNLTFGSWTYNGNQVDISLGMDSGDLSDFVENVEWECHGMPAVRNVMMYGCCSDPYTEITYTLLLKRRSSFYIFNLLLPCFLISFLAPLGFYLPADSGEKVSLGVTVLLALTVFQLLVAESMPPAESMPYIGKYYIATMTMITASTSLTIFIMNIHFCGAEAKPVPHWAKVLIIDYMSKIFFVYEVGENCTTPESERTPLYPEEPFTDIGCHHEDCLHNGLYHHDSDVYKYSNGHSVHNNSKHHEHQANGSANSRNHRHYNNHNNHASRLERGEAKQEAKQHYHHIRQEELDYEAPQHPRNLQHLNRVLKKHVLYPTEKHQVPACPHCCPCLQHKQVVKNIQYIANCFREQKATCVKAAEWKKVAKVMDRFFMWIFFFMVFLMSILIIAKAS, encoded by the exons ATGAGGAAGGCAGCGCTGATGGTTTGGATCAGCCTTTTGGTGCAAG TGTCCCAAGGTGCCCAGGGTCATTACGCCCGCAAGCTTCTGAACGACCTGATGGAGGACTACACCAACGCTCTGAGACCTGTGGAGGACACAGACAAAGCCCTCAACGTGTCGCTGCAGATCACGCTGTCACAGATCAAAGATATG gatgaGAGGAACCAGGTTCTGACCACGTACCTGTGGATCAGGAAGGTCTGGCACGATGCTTACCTGAAGTGGGAAAAGGAGGACTATGACGACCTGGAGATGATTAACATCCCCAGCGACCTGGTTTGGAAGCCGGACATCGTCCTCTACAACAA AGCAGATGAGGACGCGTCAGACCCATCCAGCACTAACGTTAAGCTGCGTTATAATGGAGAGATCATCTGGGACTCTCCGGCCATCACAAAGAGCACATGTGTGGTGGACGTCTCTTACTTCCCCTTTGACTGGCAGCAGTGTAATCTCACCTTCGGCTCCTGGACCTACAATGGAAACCAG GTGGACATCAGTTTGGGCATGGACAGTGGAGACCTGTCTGACTTTGTTGAAAACGTGGAGTGGGAGTGCCACGGCATGCCGGCGGTTAGAAACGTCATGATGTACGGCTGCTGCTCTGACCCTTACACTGAAATCACGTACACCCTGCTGCTGAAGCGCCGCTCTTCTTTCTACATCTTCAACCTGCTCCTGCCCTGCTTCCTCATCTCGTTTCTTGCCCCGCTGGGCTTCTACCTGCCCGCCGACTCTGGGGAGAAGGTGTCCCTCGGGGTCACTGTGTTGCTGGCGCTCACCGTGTTCCAGCTGCTGGTGGCTGAGAGCATGCCTCCTGCAGAAAGCATGCCCTATATAG GAAAATATTATATTGCCACAATGACCATGATCACAGCCTCTACCTCtctcaccatcttcatcatgaaCATTCATTTCTGTGGCGCTGAGGCCAAGCCAGTCCCACATTGGGCCAAAGTGCTCATTATCGACTACATGTCCAAAATCTTCTTCGTCTACGAGGTGGGGGAGAACTGCACGACACCGGAGAGCGAGCGGACCCCTCTGTACCCCGAGGAGCCCTTCACCGATATTGGCTGCCACCACGAGGACTGTCTTCACAATGGCCTCTACCACCACGACAGTGACGTGTACAAGTACAGCAACGGCCACAGCGTGCACAATAACAGTAAGCATCATGAACATCAGGCAAACGGCAGCGCCAACAGCAGGAATCATCGTcactacaacaaccacaacaaccacgcCTCCAGACTGGAGAGGGGTGAGGCAAAGCAAGAGGCCAAGCAACACTACCACCACATCAGGCAGGAGGAACTGGACTACGAGGCCCCGCAGCATCCCAGAAACCTCCAGCACCTCAACAGGGTGCTGAAGAAGCACGTCCTGTATCCCACAGAGAAGCATCAGGTGCCAGCCTGTCCCCACTGCTGCCCCTGCCTCCAACATAAACAG GTGGTGAAGAACATCCAGTACATCGCCAACTGCTTCCGTGAGCAGAAAGCGACGTGTGTCAAGGCGGCAGAGTGGAAGAAGGTTGCCAAGGTGATGGACAGGTTTTTCATGTGGATCTTCTTCTTCATGGTGTTCCTCATGAGCATCCTCATCATTGCCAAGGCCTCCtga
- the chrna9a gene encoding neuronal acetylcholine receptor subunit alpha-9-I isoform X1: MRKAALMVWISLLVQGQFCVRDPFDVCSSSVVPTSLSCSRPLSVSQGAQGHYARKLLNDLMEDYTNALRPVEDTDKALNVSLQITLSQIKDMDERNQVLTTYLWIRKVWHDAYLKWEKEDYDDLEMINIPSDLVWKPDIVLYNKADEDASDPSSTNVKLRYNGEIIWDSPAITKSTCVVDVSYFPFDWQQCNLTFGSWTYNGNQVDISLGMDSGDLSDFVENVEWECHGMPAVRNVMMYGCCSDPYTEITYTLLLKRRSSFYIFNLLLPCFLISFLAPLGFYLPADSGEKVSLGVTVLLALTVFQLLVAESMPPAESMPYIGKYYIATMTMITASTSLTIFIMNIHFCGAEAKPVPHWAKVLIIDYMSKIFFVYEVGENCTTPESERTPLYPEEPFTDIGCHHEDCLHNGLYHHDSDVYKYSNGHSVHNNSKHHEHQANGSANSRNHRHYNNHNNHASRLERGEAKQEAKQHYHHIRQEELDYEAPQHPRNLQHLNRVLKKHVLYPTEKHQVPACPHCCPCLQHKQVVKNIQYIANCFREQKATCVKAAEWKKVAKVMDRFFMWIFFFMVFLMSILIIAKAS; the protein is encoded by the exons ATGAGGAAGGCAGCGCTGATGGTTTGGATCAGCCTTTTGGTGCAAGGTCAGTTCTGCGTGAGGGATCCGTTTGATGTTTGTTCTTCATCCGTTGTGCCAACCTCTCTGAGTTGCTCTCGCCCCCTCTCAGTGTCCCAAGGTGCCCAGGGTCATTACGCCCGCAAGCTTCTGAACGACCTGATGGAGGACTACACCAACGCTCTGAGACCTGTGGAGGACACAGACAAAGCCCTCAACGTGTCGCTGCAGATCACGCTGTCACAGATCAAAGATATG gatgaGAGGAACCAGGTTCTGACCACGTACCTGTGGATCAGGAAGGTCTGGCACGATGCTTACCTGAAGTGGGAAAAGGAGGACTATGACGACCTGGAGATGATTAACATCCCCAGCGACCTGGTTTGGAAGCCGGACATCGTCCTCTACAACAA AGCAGATGAGGACGCGTCAGACCCATCCAGCACTAACGTTAAGCTGCGTTATAATGGAGAGATCATCTGGGACTCTCCGGCCATCACAAAGAGCACATGTGTGGTGGACGTCTCTTACTTCCCCTTTGACTGGCAGCAGTGTAATCTCACCTTCGGCTCCTGGACCTACAATGGAAACCAG GTGGACATCAGTTTGGGCATGGACAGTGGAGACCTGTCTGACTTTGTTGAAAACGTGGAGTGGGAGTGCCACGGCATGCCGGCGGTTAGAAACGTCATGATGTACGGCTGCTGCTCTGACCCTTACACTGAAATCACGTACACCCTGCTGCTGAAGCGCCGCTCTTCTTTCTACATCTTCAACCTGCTCCTGCCCTGCTTCCTCATCTCGTTTCTTGCCCCGCTGGGCTTCTACCTGCCCGCCGACTCTGGGGAGAAGGTGTCCCTCGGGGTCACTGTGTTGCTGGCGCTCACCGTGTTCCAGCTGCTGGTGGCTGAGAGCATGCCTCCTGCAGAAAGCATGCCCTATATAG GAAAATATTATATTGCCACAATGACCATGATCACAGCCTCTACCTCtctcaccatcttcatcatgaaCATTCATTTCTGTGGCGCTGAGGCCAAGCCAGTCCCACATTGGGCCAAAGTGCTCATTATCGACTACATGTCCAAAATCTTCTTCGTCTACGAGGTGGGGGAGAACTGCACGACACCGGAGAGCGAGCGGACCCCTCTGTACCCCGAGGAGCCCTTCACCGATATTGGCTGCCACCACGAGGACTGTCTTCACAATGGCCTCTACCACCACGACAGTGACGTGTACAAGTACAGCAACGGCCACAGCGTGCACAATAACAGTAAGCATCATGAACATCAGGCAAACGGCAGCGCCAACAGCAGGAATCATCGTcactacaacaaccacaacaaccacgcCTCCAGACTGGAGAGGGGTGAGGCAAAGCAAGAGGCCAAGCAACACTACCACCACATCAGGCAGGAGGAACTGGACTACGAGGCCCCGCAGCATCCCAGAAACCTCCAGCACCTCAACAGGGTGCTGAAGAAGCACGTCCTGTATCCCACAGAGAAGCATCAGGTGCCAGCCTGTCCCCACTGCTGCCCCTGCCTCCAACATAAACAG GTGGTGAAGAACATCCAGTACATCGCCAACTGCTTCCGTGAGCAGAAAGCGACGTGTGTCAAGGCGGCAGAGTGGAAGAAGGTTGCCAAGGTGATGGACAGGTTTTTCATGTGGATCTTCTTCTTCATGGTGTTCCTCATGAGCATCCTCATCATTGCCAAGGCCTCCtga